A window of Chromatiales bacterium genomic DNA:
CAACGCCGATAAACCGGCGATCATCGGGCTAGTGGGATTTGCCGATCGGCTGCGTGTGATCTGGCAAGCGGCACGCAATGACGATCCCTACGCCGATTGGTGGCTGGTCAAGGTGCACGAGGCGCTGGAACGGGTGCGTGACCTGATCAAGAACGACCAGGCGGCGTTAGACGCGCAGCTCGAACAGCTCACCGCCCTGGAAGTGGCCGTGGCGGAGTCGATGAAGCCATACCGGATCGCGCTCCAGTTCGCCAACCCATACGCCTATCGAGGCGCACAACTGATCGCCGAGTACGACAGGTTTGTGCGCACGTTGTTGACCGCCCACCATGTGGGAGTGTTGACCGGGGCCGCGATGGAAGGCTCACTCAATGCGGGTGCGCGCAAGATCCGCGGCGCGTTCGCGGTACCGCAAGGTTATCACTTCCTCAACGTCGATCGCGCGGCACTCCAACAAGGCACCGCCAACGCGAGTCGCGCCAGCCAGCTCATGGGCGAAGTCCCGGAAGACGTATTGAACAGAGCACACCAGGCACCACTGGTACCCCGCAAAGTCCGATTCCCCGAAGAGGCGGCCAAGCACATCCGTCTCAAGCCCGTTGATGCCGCACCAAGAGCGGGTATCGCCGTGGGAAACGACGACGAGGTTAGCACCTAGTTTTCGCTGGTATGCAACGCGTCGCCCGCCATACTACTGCGACGACATGGTTAATGCCGGTAGGGCCGAAGCCGTATGACTAAGGCGACAGCAGGCAAACGTATCGCACTTCTGCTCGACCCGCGGGTGGCGTTTGAGGCCCTGATCCTGAACCGGCTGGAGCGAATTCCGGAAGTCCGGCGTCAAGAGTGGCTGCGCGGGCTCCTGGTGCAGGGCTTTCGCCAGGAATGCCAATCGTTGCGGGTGGTACAGGACGAGGTTGTTCCGCAACCGATGAGACCACCACAAGGCCAAGGCGTGTCAACGAGGCAACCGCGAACCGCGTTTGCCGCCTGGTTGGCGCAACCATCGGCTCCACGCGTCATCGAGACCGCGGCGACGCCGGCGGCGGTCGAAGTGAACACCGCAGCGGGTCAGGCTAAGCCCTTCGCCGGCTTGAGAAAGGTGATCGGTTGAGGCTGGTTGCATAAAAGACGAGACAAGAACGGAGGAGAAATGATGACAGAATCCAATACGGTGTCGCCCATCCAAGTCGGTCTCGATGACGGGTATGCCTTTACGAAGGTGGCCCTGCCGGATGGCAGGCTGATCGCCATTCCCTCGCGGGCCAGGGTCGGCAAGTCCGGCGTCACTTGGATCGATAACGGCCGGCAGCGCATCTTCGAGTACGAAACCGAAGGGGCGATGTATGCGGTGGGCGCCGTCGACGGTGCGCCCACGCATTTCGAGGGCTATCCCACCTCGGGACTGAACCGCGTCATCGTACAGCATGCCCTCCAGGAAGCCGGGCTGTCCGGCCGCTCCATTCATGCGGTCTCCGGACTCCCCGTCAGCGCCTTCTACAAGAAGAACGGTGAGCAGCGTCGCGACACCATCGAGAGGAAGCGCCTCAGCTTGAAGCAGGCGGTGCAACCGAAGTCGGAGCGGCTGCCGGCCGCGATCGCGTTCCACGAGGTGATCCCGGAGGCGCTGGCCGCGTGGTACGACTACGTCATCGTCACCCAAGCCAATGATGTCATTCTTGATGAAGCGCGCTTGTCGGTGCCGATCGCCATCGTGGACATCGGCGGGCGCACCACCGACTACGTGGTCGTGAAGGACCAGGGCGTCGTTCACGCATCGTCGGGTTCCTTACAGGGCGGCATGTTGGACGTGAAACAGCAGGTGGCCAACGGCATCCAGGAACGCTTCGACCTCGAGAACGTGGGCGAGCAGCTGGTGTCATCGGCCGTCGAACGCGGCGTCGTACGTTTGCACGGCAAGGATCACGATGTCGCGGCACTGGTGGACGCCGCCAAGCGGGAGCTGGTGGAACGGCTCTATGCCGAGAGCCGTCGCCAACTCGGGCTGGGCGTGGAACTGGACCGGATAGTGTTCGTCGGCGGTGGCACCGTTGCCTTGGTGGAACATATCGCCGATTGGTTTCCCAACCAGGCCATCGCCGAACACCCGGCCTTCGCCAACGCGCGCGGGATGTTGAAGTATCTGCAATACGTCTGTGAAGAGTCGGACGTTGCCTGACCGGTTTTATACGTGGTCACTGCGGTCTCAGTGACAAACAAGGCGCCTTAGGATCGTGCAACAGGCGCCGTGGCGAAAGCCTCGGTCGAGCTTCAAGGAAACACAATCGTTTCCGTTTTTCACCAACCCTGCCGGGTAAGCCTTCCCGCCAGGGTCGCGCTTGCTCCGGATGAAACCAACCTGAAGGAGTAAGCGCTATGTCCAACAACGAAAGTACCAAGTATTTCGATCTTCACACCAACGGCATCGGTTATCTCAACCGTGTCCGGGAAGTGTCACCGGAAGAGGGGACCCCCTTTCTGAGTGTCACCATCGCTGCCCTTCGCGGCAGTGTCGACGACGTCCAGTACACGCATTTCGAGTGTCCCGTGTCCGGCAAGAAGGCGCAGGAAGTCGTGCGCCAACTCAAATCGGCCGTGGAGGGCAAGTTGAAGGTGCTCATCGGATTCACGCTCAGTGATCTGTATGCGGAGCCCTTCACCTTCAAGAACGGTGACAAGGCCGGCGAGACCGGTGTCAGCCTGAAGGCCCGACTGCTTCGCGTGTC
This region includes:
- a CDS encoding ParM/StbA family protein, with protein sequence MMTESNTVSPIQVGLDDGYAFTKVALPDGRLIAIPSRARVGKSGVTWIDNGRQRIFEYETEGAMYAVGAVDGAPTHFEGYPTSGLNRVIVQHALQEAGLSGRSIHAVSGLPVSAFYKKNGEQRRDTIERKRLSLKQAVQPKSERLPAAIAFHEVIPEALAAWYDYVIVTQANDVILDEARLSVPIAIVDIGGRTTDYVVVKDQGVVHASSGSLQGGMLDVKQQVANGIQERFDLENVGEQLVSSAVERGVVRLHGKDHDVAALVDAAKRELVERLYAESRRQLGLGVELDRIVFVGGGTVALVEHIADWFPNQAIAEHPAFANARGMLKYLQYVCEESDVA
- a CDS encoding TIGR03761 family integrating conjugative element protein; translated protein: MSSGKSDPEQQNHPEDASVDAGPGALRGQVWLTVQTRQAQRLIRGRNGNADKPAIIGLVGFADRLRVIWQAARNDDPYADWWLVKVHEALERVRDLIKNDQAALDAQLEQLTALEVAVAESMKPYRIALQFANPYAYRGAQLIAEYDRFVRTLLTAHHVGVLTGAAMEGSLNAGARKIRGAFAVPQGYHFLNVDRAALQQGTANASRASQLMGEVPEDVLNRAHQAPLVPRKVRFPEEAAKHIRLKPVDAAPRAGIAVGNDDEVST
- a CDS encoding DUF3577 domain-containing protein, translated to MSNNESTKYFDLHTNGIGYLNRVREVSPEEGTPFLSVTIAALRGSVDDVQYTHFECPVSGKKAQEVVRQLKSAVEGKLKVLIGFTLSDLYAEPFTFKNGDKAGETGVSLKARLLRVSWAKVDGQPFFTEQESAA